The sequence AAAGTAGTCAATGTATGTGTCTGGGGGCTTTCACTCATCGTCATCTTGCCCATCATTATCTTTGCAGACACCGTCCCTGCACAGGACGGTGGGATGGACTGCAACTTCTTGTGGCCTGAAGCGGTGTGGTCAGAAGCATTTGTGGTCTACACCTTTCTGTTGGGATTCCTACTGCCAGTTGGAGCCATCTGCTTATGCTACTGTCTAATGGTGGCCAGAATGCGAGCAGTGGGGCTAAAAGCTGGGTGGCTTCAACGAAGGCGCTCCGAGAAGAAGATCACCCGTATGGTGCTGCTGGTCGTGGcagtatttgttgtttgttggaTGCCTTTCTACATTGTCCAGCTGGTCAGTGTTTTCCACCGGCCCCCAGATCCCATGGTCACTCAGCTTTTTGTCATTCTAAGCTATGCCAACAGTGGCGCCAATCCTATTCTGTACGGCTTTGTGTCAGACAATTTCCGACGTTCATTTCAGCGAATTGTGTGTTTTCGGTGGCTGGAGTCTGGACTGGATGCAGAGCAGGTGGATTACTGTGCTGTAGCTTTGAAGAGACAAGCAACATGTAATCCTCTGGATTTTCCAAAGGACTGTATGGCTTCTGATATGGTGTTCCGCAATGGGACATATACCTCCCGCACAACCACAGTCTAACATTCAACCAGAAACTGGAATAAAAAGGAGAAACTGCCATCCTAAAGAACAATTTCACAGCCTTGGAGTTGCACAGGGGAAACTGATAATGAacctatttatttttaattgacacacatgatttaaaaaaaacctcaacCATGAGGTTTTGATTAGATTATCATTCTACTTAATCTGCCCTGGAGAACACAAATGTGCCATCAGTAAATTGACATAAGAATGTGTAAACCCCTGATATCAGATGTCATAAAAGATTTTGGACCTTAAAATCACAGGCCACACAACAGACAAACCCTGAGGAAAGCTAATGGCTCAGTAGCAAATGGAGATTTGCAGCAGTTAGTCCTGTTTACTGCcatatttgaagaaaaaatgatACATGTATATAACTTGTAAGGACCTCACCAGGCTTCAAAGCCTCATGTGAATGCAagcacaaaatggaaaatgtaattGCATTAACATTTTGATTTTGAAGCACACTGAGGAGGCAGTGAGATATTCACAAATGTGAGATCTCATGTTCATTTATTACAATTTACTTGTTAATTTAAAGATATTCTACAATACAGTGTCCAGTGCCAACCCCAAAATCCATATTTTCTGCAGTTCACAATGTGTTTCAAGAGTTTAAATTGAAATGGAGATTTAGATATTATTACTACTTCAAGTTGCGGTTCTTGTTAAGTActtttgtttcagtgtttgtctCATTGTGTTCTTGTGAAACCTTAAGATAATTTAGATCTGTTTCCAGATATATTTCTGTGTTGGTAATTTAAAAAGTAGGGAAATGCAGCCTTTAAATTTGAACATTATTTATCATACATGTTCATTGCAAACTGAGATGAGTACCGATGTTTATAATTGTAACTGTGGGTTAGATCAGACCAACCAAAAGCTTcaatttctgttgcacagtacCCACAAATCTGCATAGTCACATTCTtataacagcaaaataaatgattgtCAACCATCTGCACATAAGATTTTTATTGTATGCCTCTAATACATTACAAACAagattatatgtatatatatatatatatatatatatatatatatatatatatatatatatatatatatatatatatatatatatatatatatatatatatatatatatatgacagtATATCACCTTAGAGAGTGTACTGTCAACCAcatatctttttttctttctttttttgggtaATGGCAAAATAGCATAATAGCCATAATAGCCATAATTCAGAAAATGtactaaaactacattttgctcAGATATCTCTTTTGAATGTTTAAATTgaattgatttaatttattttaggtACAGTTATTCTGCAGATTTGTACAAACTATACTTAAATTTCAATTTCATAGTTTGTTGATATGCTAGTTTTGcatttcaggaagaaaaaaaaactgttatgtGGGGCCTTAAACAATGTATATTTAGCCTGGATATCATAAAGACAATAGAAAGATTACAATAttaatgtttgtcattttcttaaGACTTCTAAATGATGTTTAGTTGTTTTCGTgtcagtttttgtatttgttgtatCTGTGGTTGTTCATTATATGTTGGTGGGTCTCTTAGAATTGGATGTTTTGCATAATGAGGCAGAGTTGTTCTGCTTTAGGTGTTCAACATGacagaaatggttaaaaatatGTGTACAATGAGTTCATGTTTCAAAATTACAAATGTTCaccaattatttttttcacttgttttgtcattgtgttgaTTGCAGTCTATTGTGAAGTTTCATTAGAAAAAACACCCAATGATCTCTTTCTAGTCGTTAACATGTTTAGTGCCTTTACCAGTGTTAAAG comes from Amphiprion ocellaris isolate individual 3 ecotype Okinawa chromosome 23, ASM2253959v1, whole genome shotgun sequence and encodes:
- the sstr1b gene encoding somatostatin receptor type 1, translated to MDFNGSQDYGSYPIGLPYNTSMDYEEDYYQEPDASKIIIPSIYALVCCVGLTGNAMVIYVILKYAKMKTATNIYILNLAIADELFMLSVPFLATSAAVRHWPFGSLMCRLVLSVDGINMFTSIFCLTVLSIDRYVAVVHPIKAARYRRPTVAKVVNVCVWGLSLIVILPIIIFADTVPAQDGGMDCNFLWPEAVWSEAFVVYTFLLGFLLPVGAICLCYCLMVARMRAVGLKAGWLQRRRSEKKITRMVLLVVAVFVVCWMPFYIVQLVSVFHRPPDPMVTQLFVILSYANSGANPILYGFVSDNFRRSFQRIVCFRWLESGLDAEQVDYCAVALKRQATCNPLDFPKDCMASDMVFRNGTYTSRTTTV